A window from Macaca thibetana thibetana isolate TM-01 chromosome 7, ASM2454274v1, whole genome shotgun sequence encodes these proteins:
- the PLA2G4B gene encoding cytosolic phospholipase A2 beta isoform X2 yields the protein MQSPWPRAGAEHCAEVSRTCLLTVRVLKAHRLPSKDLVTPSDCYVTLWLPTACSHRLQTRTVKNSSSPVWNQSFHFRIHRQLKNVVELKVFDQDLVTGDDPVLSVLFDAGTLRAGDFRHKSFSLSPQGEGCLEVEFRLQSLADRGEQLVGNGVLVARELSCLHVQLEETGDQKPSERRVQLVVPGSCEGPQEAPVGTGTFRFHCPACWEQELSIHLQDAPKEQLKVPLSALPSDQVVRLVFPTSQDPLMRVELKKEAGPRELAVRLGFRPCAEEQAFLSRRKQVVATALRQALQLDRDLQEDEIPVVAIMATGGGIRAMTSLYGQLAGLKELGLLDCVSYITGASGSTWALANLYEDPEWSQKDLAGPTELLKTQVTKSKLGVLAPSQLQWYRQELAERARLGYPSCFTSLWALINEALLHDEPHDHKLSDQREALSHGQNPLPIYCALNTKGRSLSTFEFGEWCEFSPYEVGFPKYGAFIPSELFGSEFFMGQLTKRLPESRICFLEGIWSNLYAANLQDSLYWASEPSQFWDRWVRNQANLDKEQVPLLKIEEPPSTASRIAEFFTDLLTRRPLAQATHNFLRGLHFHKDYFQHPHFSTWKATTLDGLPNQLTPSEPHLCLLDVGYLINTSCLPLLQPTRDVDLILSLDYNLHGAFQLQLLGRFCQEQGIPFPPISPSPEEQLQPRECHTFSDPTCPGAPAVLHFPLVNDSFREYSAPGVQRTPEAAAAGEVNLSSVDSPYHYTKVTYSQEDVDKLLRLTHYNVCNNREQLLEALRQAVQQRRQRRPQ from the exons ATGCAAAGCCCTTGGCCCAGAGCCGGCGCAGAGCATTGT GCAGAGGTGTCCAGGACCTGCCTGCTCACAGTTCGTGTCCTGAAGGCCCATCGCCTACCCTCTAAGGACCTAG TGACCCCCTCTGACTGCTACGTGACTCTCTGGCTGCCCACAGCCTGCAGCCACAGGCTCCAGACACGCACAGTCAAGAACAGCAGTAGCCCTGTCTGGAACCAGAGCTTTCACTTTAGGATCCACAGGCAGCTCAAG AATGTCGTGGAACTGAAAGTCTTTGACCAGGACCTGGTGACCGGAGATGACCCTGTGTTGTCAGTGCTGTTTGATGCGGGGACTCTGCGGGCTGGGGACTTCCGGCACAAGAGCTTCTCACTGAGCCCTCAG GGTGAGGGGTGCCTGGAAGTTGAATTTCGCCTGCAGAGTCT GGCTGACCGTGGCGAGCAGCTCGTCGGCAATGGCGTTCTGGTG GCCCGGGAGCTCTCCTGCTTGCACGTTCAACTGGAGGAGACAGGAGACCAGAAGC CCTCAGAGCGCAGAGTTCAGCTTGTGGTTCCTGGGTCCTGTGAGGGTCCGCAGGAGGCCCCTGTGGGCACTGGCACCTTCCGCTTCCACTGCCCAGCCTGCTGGGAGCAGGAGCTGAGTATTCACCTGCAG GATGCCCCCAAGGAGCAACTAAAGGTGCCACTGAGTGCCCTGCCCTCTGACCAAGTGGTGAGGCTTGTCTTCCCCACATCCCAG GACCCCCTGATGAGAGTGGAGCTGAAAAAAGAAGCAGG aCCGAGGGAGCTGGCCGTGCGACTGGGCTTCAGGCCCTGTGCAGAGGAACAGGCCTTCCTGAGCAGGAGGAAGCAGGTGGTGGCCACGGCCTTGCGGCAGGCCCTGCAGCTGGACAGAGACCTGCAGGAGGACGAG ATCCCAGTGGTAGCTATTATGGCCACTGGTGGTGGGATCCGGGCAATGACTTCCCTGTACGGGCAGCTGGCCGGCCTGAAGGAGCTGGGCCTCTTGGATTGCGTCTCCTACATTACTGGGGCCTCGGGCTCCACCTG GGCCTTGGCCAACCTCTATGAGGACCCAGAGTGGTCTCAGAAGGACCTGGCAGGGCCCACTGAGTTGCTAAAGACCCAGGTGACCAAGAGCAAGCTCGGTGTGTTGGCCCCCAGCCAGCTGCAGTGGTACCGGCAGGAGCTGGCCGAGCGTGCCCGCCTGGGCTACCCAAGCTGCTTCACCAGCCTGTGGGCCCTCATCAACGAGGCGCTGCTGCATGACGAG CCCCATGACCACAAGCTCTCAGATCAGCGGGAGGCCCTGAGTCATGGCCAGAACCCTCTGCCCATCTACTGTGCCCTCAACACCAAGGGGCGGAGCCTGTCCACTTTTGAATTTGGGG AGTGGTGCGAGTTCTCTCCCTACGAGGTCGGCTTCCCCAAGTATGGGGCCTTCATCCCCTCTGAGCTCTTTGGCTCTGAGTTCTTCATGGGGCAGCTGACGAAGAGGCTCCCTGAGTCCCGCATCTGCTTCTTAGAAG GTATCTGGAGCAACCTGTATGCAGCCAACCTCCAGGACAGCTTATACTGGGCCTCAGAGCCCAGCCAGTTCTGGGACCGCTGGGTCAGGAACCAGGCCAACCTGG ACAAGGAGCAGGTCCCCCTTCTGAAGATAGAAGAACCACCCTCAACAGCCAGCAGGATAGCTGAGTTTTTCACCGATCTTCTGACACGGCGCCCACTGGCCCAGGCCACACACAATTTCCTGCGTGGCCTCCATTTCCACAAAGACTACTTTCAGCATCCTCACTTCTCCACCTGGAAAG CTACCACTCTGGATGGGCTCCCCAACCAGCTGACACCCTCGGAGCCCCACCTGTGCCTGCTGGATGTTGGCTACCTCATCAACACCAGCTGCCTGCCCCTCCTGCAGCCCACTCGGGACGTGGACCTCATCCTGTCATTGGACTACAACCTCCACGGAGCCTTCCAG CTGCAGCTCCTGGGCCGCTTCTGCCAGGAGCAGGGGATCCCGTTCCCGCCCATCTCGCCCAGCCCGGAAGAGCAGCTCCAGCCTCGGGAGTGCCACACCTTCTCCGACCCCACCTGCCCCGGAGCTCCTGCGGTGCTGCACTTCCCTCTTGTCAACGACTCCTTCCGGGAGTACTCGGCCCCTG GGGTCCAGCGGACACCTGAGGCGGCGGCGGCTGGGGAGGTGAACCTGTCTTCAGTGGACTCTCCCTACCACTACACGAAGGTGACCTATAGCCAGGAGGATGTGGACAAGCTGCTGCGCCTGACACATTACAATGTCTGCAACAACCGGGAGCAGCTGCTGGAGGCCCTGCGCCAGGCAGTGCAGCAGAGGCGGCAGCGCAGGCCCCAGTGA
- the PLA2G4B gene encoding cytosolic phospholipase A2 beta isoform X1 produces the protein MQSPWPRAGAEHCAEVSRTCLLTVRVLKAHRLPSKDLVTPSDCYVTLWLPTACSHRLQTRTVKNSSSPVWNQSFHFRIHRQLKNVVELKVFDQDLVTGDDPVLSVLFDAGTLRAGDFRHKSFSLSPQGEGCLEVEFRLQSLADRGEQLVGNGVLVARELSCLHVQLEETGDQKPSERRVQLVVPGSCEGPQEAPVGTGTFRFHCPACWEQELSIHLQDAPKEQLKVPLSALPSDQVVRLVFPTSQDPLMRVELKKEAGPRELAVRLGFRPCAEEQAFLSRRKQVVATALRQALQLDRDLQEDEIPVVAIMATGGGIRAMTSLYGQLAGLKELGLLDCVSYITGASGSTWALANLYEDPEWSQKDLAGPTELLKTQVTKSKLGVLAPSQLQWYRQELAERARLGYPSCFTSLWALINEALLHDEPHDHKLSDQREALSHGQNPLPIYCALNTKGRSLSTFEFGEWCEFSPYEVGFPKYGAFIPSELFGSEFFMGQLTKRLPESRICFLEGIWSNLYAANLQDSLYWASEPSQFWDRWVRNQANLDKEQVPLLKIEEPPSTASRIAEFFTDLLTRRPLAQATHNFLRGLHFHKDYFQHPHFSTWKATTLDGLPNQLTPSEPHLCLLDVGYLINTSCLPLLQPTRDVDLILSLDYNLHGAFQQLQLLGRFCQEQGIPFPPISPSPEEQLQPRECHTFSDPTCPGAPAVLHFPLVNDSFREYSAPGVQRTPEAAAAGEVNLSSVDSPYHYTKVTYSQEDVDKLLRLTHYNVCNNREQLLEALRQAVQQRRQRRPQ, from the exons ATGCAAAGCCCTTGGCCCAGAGCCGGCGCAGAGCATTGT GCAGAGGTGTCCAGGACCTGCCTGCTCACAGTTCGTGTCCTGAAGGCCCATCGCCTACCCTCTAAGGACCTAG TGACCCCCTCTGACTGCTACGTGACTCTCTGGCTGCCCACAGCCTGCAGCCACAGGCTCCAGACACGCACAGTCAAGAACAGCAGTAGCCCTGTCTGGAACCAGAGCTTTCACTTTAGGATCCACAGGCAGCTCAAG AATGTCGTGGAACTGAAAGTCTTTGACCAGGACCTGGTGACCGGAGATGACCCTGTGTTGTCAGTGCTGTTTGATGCGGGGACTCTGCGGGCTGGGGACTTCCGGCACAAGAGCTTCTCACTGAGCCCTCAG GGTGAGGGGTGCCTGGAAGTTGAATTTCGCCTGCAGAGTCT GGCTGACCGTGGCGAGCAGCTCGTCGGCAATGGCGTTCTGGTG GCCCGGGAGCTCTCCTGCTTGCACGTTCAACTGGAGGAGACAGGAGACCAGAAGC CCTCAGAGCGCAGAGTTCAGCTTGTGGTTCCTGGGTCCTGTGAGGGTCCGCAGGAGGCCCCTGTGGGCACTGGCACCTTCCGCTTCCACTGCCCAGCCTGCTGGGAGCAGGAGCTGAGTATTCACCTGCAG GATGCCCCCAAGGAGCAACTAAAGGTGCCACTGAGTGCCCTGCCCTCTGACCAAGTGGTGAGGCTTGTCTTCCCCACATCCCAG GACCCCCTGATGAGAGTGGAGCTGAAAAAAGAAGCAGG aCCGAGGGAGCTGGCCGTGCGACTGGGCTTCAGGCCCTGTGCAGAGGAACAGGCCTTCCTGAGCAGGAGGAAGCAGGTGGTGGCCACGGCCTTGCGGCAGGCCCTGCAGCTGGACAGAGACCTGCAGGAGGACGAG ATCCCAGTGGTAGCTATTATGGCCACTGGTGGTGGGATCCGGGCAATGACTTCCCTGTACGGGCAGCTGGCCGGCCTGAAGGAGCTGGGCCTCTTGGATTGCGTCTCCTACATTACTGGGGCCTCGGGCTCCACCTG GGCCTTGGCCAACCTCTATGAGGACCCAGAGTGGTCTCAGAAGGACCTGGCAGGGCCCACTGAGTTGCTAAAGACCCAGGTGACCAAGAGCAAGCTCGGTGTGTTGGCCCCCAGCCAGCTGCAGTGGTACCGGCAGGAGCTGGCCGAGCGTGCCCGCCTGGGCTACCCAAGCTGCTTCACCAGCCTGTGGGCCCTCATCAACGAGGCGCTGCTGCATGACGAG CCCCATGACCACAAGCTCTCAGATCAGCGGGAGGCCCTGAGTCATGGCCAGAACCCTCTGCCCATCTACTGTGCCCTCAACACCAAGGGGCGGAGCCTGTCCACTTTTGAATTTGGGG AGTGGTGCGAGTTCTCTCCCTACGAGGTCGGCTTCCCCAAGTATGGGGCCTTCATCCCCTCTGAGCTCTTTGGCTCTGAGTTCTTCATGGGGCAGCTGACGAAGAGGCTCCCTGAGTCCCGCATCTGCTTCTTAGAAG GTATCTGGAGCAACCTGTATGCAGCCAACCTCCAGGACAGCTTATACTGGGCCTCAGAGCCCAGCCAGTTCTGGGACCGCTGGGTCAGGAACCAGGCCAACCTGG ACAAGGAGCAGGTCCCCCTTCTGAAGATAGAAGAACCACCCTCAACAGCCAGCAGGATAGCTGAGTTTTTCACCGATCTTCTGACACGGCGCCCACTGGCCCAGGCCACACACAATTTCCTGCGTGGCCTCCATTTCCACAAAGACTACTTTCAGCATCCTCACTTCTCCACCTGGAAAG CTACCACTCTGGATGGGCTCCCCAACCAGCTGACACCCTCGGAGCCCCACCTGTGCCTGCTGGATGTTGGCTACCTCATCAACACCAGCTGCCTGCCCCTCCTGCAGCCCACTCGGGACGTGGACCTCATCCTGTCATTGGACTACAACCTCCACGGAGCCTTCCAG CAGCTGCAGCTCCTGGGCCGCTTCTGCCAGGAGCAGGGGATCCCGTTCCCGCCCATCTCGCCCAGCCCGGAAGAGCAGCTCCAGCCTCGGGAGTGCCACACCTTCTCCGACCCCACCTGCCCCGGAGCTCCTGCGGTGCTGCACTTCCCTCTTGTCAACGACTCCTTCCGGGAGTACTCGGCCCCTG GGGTCCAGCGGACACCTGAGGCGGCGGCGGCTGGGGAGGTGAACCTGTCTTCAGTGGACTCTCCCTACCACTACACGAAGGTGACCTATAGCCAGGAGGATGTGGACAAGCTGCTGCGCCTGACACATTACAATGTCTGCAACAACCGGGAGCAGCTGCTGGAGGCCCTGCGCCAGGCAGTGCAGCAGAGGCGGCAGCGCAGGCCCCAGTGA
- the PLA2G4B gene encoding cytosolic phospholipase A2 beta isoform X3 — MQSPWPRAGAEHCAEVSRTCLLTVRVLKAHRLPSKDLACSHRLQTRTVKNSSSPVWNQSFHFRIHRQLKNVVELKVFDQDLVTGDDPVLSVLFDAGTLRAGDFRHKSFSLSPQGEGCLEVEFRLQSLADRGEQLVGNGVLVARELSCLHVQLEETGDQKPSERRVQLVVPGSCEGPQEAPVGTGTFRFHCPACWEQELSIHLQDAPKEQLKVPLSALPSDQVVRLVFPTSQDPLMRVELKKEAGPRELAVRLGFRPCAEEQAFLSRRKQVVATALRQALQLDRDLQEDEIPVVAIMATGGGIRAMTSLYGQLAGLKELGLLDCVSYITGASGSTWALANLYEDPEWSQKDLAGPTELLKTQVTKSKLGVLAPSQLQWYRQELAERARLGYPSCFTSLWALINEALLHDEPHDHKLSDQREALSHGQNPLPIYCALNTKGRSLSTFEFGEWCEFSPYEVGFPKYGAFIPSELFGSEFFMGQLTKRLPESRICFLEGIWSNLYAANLQDSLYWASEPSQFWDRWVRNQANLDKEQVPLLKIEEPPSTASRIAEFFTDLLTRRPLAQATHNFLRGLHFHKDYFQHPHFSTWKATTLDGLPNQLTPSEPHLCLLDVGYLINTSCLPLLQPTRDVDLILSLDYNLHGAFQQLQLLGRFCQEQGIPFPPISPSPEEQLQPRECHTFSDPTCPGAPAVLHFPLVNDSFREYSAPGVQRTPEAAAAGEVNLSSVDSPYHYTKVTYSQEDVDKLLRLTHYNVCNNREQLLEALRQAVQQRRQRRPQ; from the exons ATGCAAAGCCCTTGGCCCAGAGCCGGCGCAGAGCATTGT GCAGAGGTGTCCAGGACCTGCCTGCTCACAGTTCGTGTCCTGAAGGCCCATCGCCTACCCTCTAAGGACCTAG CCTGCAGCCACAGGCTCCAGACACGCACAGTCAAGAACAGCAGTAGCCCTGTCTGGAACCAGAGCTTTCACTTTAGGATCCACAGGCAGCTCAAG AATGTCGTGGAACTGAAAGTCTTTGACCAGGACCTGGTGACCGGAGATGACCCTGTGTTGTCAGTGCTGTTTGATGCGGGGACTCTGCGGGCTGGGGACTTCCGGCACAAGAGCTTCTCACTGAGCCCTCAG GGTGAGGGGTGCCTGGAAGTTGAATTTCGCCTGCAGAGTCT GGCTGACCGTGGCGAGCAGCTCGTCGGCAATGGCGTTCTGGTG GCCCGGGAGCTCTCCTGCTTGCACGTTCAACTGGAGGAGACAGGAGACCAGAAGC CCTCAGAGCGCAGAGTTCAGCTTGTGGTTCCTGGGTCCTGTGAGGGTCCGCAGGAGGCCCCTGTGGGCACTGGCACCTTCCGCTTCCACTGCCCAGCCTGCTGGGAGCAGGAGCTGAGTATTCACCTGCAG GATGCCCCCAAGGAGCAACTAAAGGTGCCACTGAGTGCCCTGCCCTCTGACCAAGTGGTGAGGCTTGTCTTCCCCACATCCCAG GACCCCCTGATGAGAGTGGAGCTGAAAAAAGAAGCAGG aCCGAGGGAGCTGGCCGTGCGACTGGGCTTCAGGCCCTGTGCAGAGGAACAGGCCTTCCTGAGCAGGAGGAAGCAGGTGGTGGCCACGGCCTTGCGGCAGGCCCTGCAGCTGGACAGAGACCTGCAGGAGGACGAG ATCCCAGTGGTAGCTATTATGGCCACTGGTGGTGGGATCCGGGCAATGACTTCCCTGTACGGGCAGCTGGCCGGCCTGAAGGAGCTGGGCCTCTTGGATTGCGTCTCCTACATTACTGGGGCCTCGGGCTCCACCTG GGCCTTGGCCAACCTCTATGAGGACCCAGAGTGGTCTCAGAAGGACCTGGCAGGGCCCACTGAGTTGCTAAAGACCCAGGTGACCAAGAGCAAGCTCGGTGTGTTGGCCCCCAGCCAGCTGCAGTGGTACCGGCAGGAGCTGGCCGAGCGTGCCCGCCTGGGCTACCCAAGCTGCTTCACCAGCCTGTGGGCCCTCATCAACGAGGCGCTGCTGCATGACGAG CCCCATGACCACAAGCTCTCAGATCAGCGGGAGGCCCTGAGTCATGGCCAGAACCCTCTGCCCATCTACTGTGCCCTCAACACCAAGGGGCGGAGCCTGTCCACTTTTGAATTTGGGG AGTGGTGCGAGTTCTCTCCCTACGAGGTCGGCTTCCCCAAGTATGGGGCCTTCATCCCCTCTGAGCTCTTTGGCTCTGAGTTCTTCATGGGGCAGCTGACGAAGAGGCTCCCTGAGTCCCGCATCTGCTTCTTAGAAG GTATCTGGAGCAACCTGTATGCAGCCAACCTCCAGGACAGCTTATACTGGGCCTCAGAGCCCAGCCAGTTCTGGGACCGCTGGGTCAGGAACCAGGCCAACCTGG ACAAGGAGCAGGTCCCCCTTCTGAAGATAGAAGAACCACCCTCAACAGCCAGCAGGATAGCTGAGTTTTTCACCGATCTTCTGACACGGCGCCCACTGGCCCAGGCCACACACAATTTCCTGCGTGGCCTCCATTTCCACAAAGACTACTTTCAGCATCCTCACTTCTCCACCTGGAAAG CTACCACTCTGGATGGGCTCCCCAACCAGCTGACACCCTCGGAGCCCCACCTGTGCCTGCTGGATGTTGGCTACCTCATCAACACCAGCTGCCTGCCCCTCCTGCAGCCCACTCGGGACGTGGACCTCATCCTGTCATTGGACTACAACCTCCACGGAGCCTTCCAG CAGCTGCAGCTCCTGGGCCGCTTCTGCCAGGAGCAGGGGATCCCGTTCCCGCCCATCTCGCCCAGCCCGGAAGAGCAGCTCCAGCCTCGGGAGTGCCACACCTTCTCCGACCCCACCTGCCCCGGAGCTCCTGCGGTGCTGCACTTCCCTCTTGTCAACGACTCCTTCCGGGAGTACTCGGCCCCTG GGGTCCAGCGGACACCTGAGGCGGCGGCGGCTGGGGAGGTGAACCTGTCTTCAGTGGACTCTCCCTACCACTACACGAAGGTGACCTATAGCCAGGAGGATGTGGACAAGCTGCTGCGCCTGACACATTACAATGTCTGCAACAACCGGGAGCAGCTGCTGGAGGCCCTGCGCCAGGCAGTGCAGCAGAGGCGGCAGCGCAGGCCCCAGTGA
- the PLA2G4B gene encoding cytosolic phospholipase A2 beta isoform X4, with the protein MQSPWPRAGAEHCAEVSRTCLLTVRVLKAHRLPSKDLVTPSDCYVTLWLPTACSHRLQTRTVKNSSSPVWNQSFHFRIHRQLKNVVELKVFDQDLVTGDDPVLSVLFDAGTLRAGDFRHKSFSLSPQGEGCLEVEFRLQSLADRGEQLVGNGVLVARELSCLHVQLEETGDQKPSERRVQLVVPGSCEGPQEAPVGTGTFRFHCPACWEQELSIHLQDAPKEQLKVPLSALPSDQVVRLVFPTSQDPLMRVELKKEAGPRELAVRLGFRPCAEEQAFLSRRKQVVATALRQALQLDRDLQEDEIPVVAIMATGGGIRAMTSLYGQLAGLKELGLLDCVSYITGASGSTWALANLYEDPEWSQKDLAGPTELLKTQVTKSKLGVLAPSQLQWYRQELAERARLGYPSCFTSLWALINEALLHDEPHDHKLSDQREALSHGQNPLPIYCALNTKGRSLSTFEFGEWCEFSPYEVGFPKYGAFIPSELFGSEFFMGQLTKRLPESRICFLEGIWSNLYAANLQDSLYWASEPSQFWDRWVRNQANLDKEQVPLLKIEEPPSTASRIAEFFTDLLTRRPLAQATHNFLRGLHFHKDYFQHPHFSTWKATTLDGLPNQLTPSEPHLCLLDVGYLINTSCLPLLQPTRDVDLILSLDYNLHGAFQCQNWSAGSSPAPSSPRGAATKACQVWRFFPKGWLRRPHWSP; encoded by the exons ATGCAAAGCCCTTGGCCCAGAGCCGGCGCAGAGCATTGT GCAGAGGTGTCCAGGACCTGCCTGCTCACAGTTCGTGTCCTGAAGGCCCATCGCCTACCCTCTAAGGACCTAG TGACCCCCTCTGACTGCTACGTGACTCTCTGGCTGCCCACAGCCTGCAGCCACAGGCTCCAGACACGCACAGTCAAGAACAGCAGTAGCCCTGTCTGGAACCAGAGCTTTCACTTTAGGATCCACAGGCAGCTCAAG AATGTCGTGGAACTGAAAGTCTTTGACCAGGACCTGGTGACCGGAGATGACCCTGTGTTGTCAGTGCTGTTTGATGCGGGGACTCTGCGGGCTGGGGACTTCCGGCACAAGAGCTTCTCACTGAGCCCTCAG GGTGAGGGGTGCCTGGAAGTTGAATTTCGCCTGCAGAGTCT GGCTGACCGTGGCGAGCAGCTCGTCGGCAATGGCGTTCTGGTG GCCCGGGAGCTCTCCTGCTTGCACGTTCAACTGGAGGAGACAGGAGACCAGAAGC CCTCAGAGCGCAGAGTTCAGCTTGTGGTTCCTGGGTCCTGTGAGGGTCCGCAGGAGGCCCCTGTGGGCACTGGCACCTTCCGCTTCCACTGCCCAGCCTGCTGGGAGCAGGAGCTGAGTATTCACCTGCAG GATGCCCCCAAGGAGCAACTAAAGGTGCCACTGAGTGCCCTGCCCTCTGACCAAGTGGTGAGGCTTGTCTTCCCCACATCCCAG GACCCCCTGATGAGAGTGGAGCTGAAAAAAGAAGCAGG aCCGAGGGAGCTGGCCGTGCGACTGGGCTTCAGGCCCTGTGCAGAGGAACAGGCCTTCCTGAGCAGGAGGAAGCAGGTGGTGGCCACGGCCTTGCGGCAGGCCCTGCAGCTGGACAGAGACCTGCAGGAGGACGAG ATCCCAGTGGTAGCTATTATGGCCACTGGTGGTGGGATCCGGGCAATGACTTCCCTGTACGGGCAGCTGGCCGGCCTGAAGGAGCTGGGCCTCTTGGATTGCGTCTCCTACATTACTGGGGCCTCGGGCTCCACCTG GGCCTTGGCCAACCTCTATGAGGACCCAGAGTGGTCTCAGAAGGACCTGGCAGGGCCCACTGAGTTGCTAAAGACCCAGGTGACCAAGAGCAAGCTCGGTGTGTTGGCCCCCAGCCAGCTGCAGTGGTACCGGCAGGAGCTGGCCGAGCGTGCCCGCCTGGGCTACCCAAGCTGCTTCACCAGCCTGTGGGCCCTCATCAACGAGGCGCTGCTGCATGACGAG CCCCATGACCACAAGCTCTCAGATCAGCGGGAGGCCCTGAGTCATGGCCAGAACCCTCTGCCCATCTACTGTGCCCTCAACACCAAGGGGCGGAGCCTGTCCACTTTTGAATTTGGGG AGTGGTGCGAGTTCTCTCCCTACGAGGTCGGCTTCCCCAAGTATGGGGCCTTCATCCCCTCTGAGCTCTTTGGCTCTGAGTTCTTCATGGGGCAGCTGACGAAGAGGCTCCCTGAGTCCCGCATCTGCTTCTTAGAAG GTATCTGGAGCAACCTGTATGCAGCCAACCTCCAGGACAGCTTATACTGGGCCTCAGAGCCCAGCCAGTTCTGGGACCGCTGGGTCAGGAACCAGGCCAACCTGG ACAAGGAGCAGGTCCCCCTTCTGAAGATAGAAGAACCACCCTCAACAGCCAGCAGGATAGCTGAGTTTTTCACCGATCTTCTGACACGGCGCCCACTGGCCCAGGCCACACACAATTTCCTGCGTGGCCTCCATTTCCACAAAGACTACTTTCAGCATCCTCACTTCTCCACCTGGAAAG CTACCACTCTGGATGGGCTCCCCAACCAGCTGACACCCTCGGAGCCCCACCTGTGCCTGCTGGATGTTGGCTACCTCATCAACACCAGCTGCCTGCCCCTCCTGCAGCCCACTCGGGACGTGGACCTCATCCTGTCATTGGACTACAACCTCCACGGAGCCTTCCAG tgtcAGAACTGGAGTGCTGGGAGCAGCCCAGCTCCGTCTAGCCCCAGAGGAGCTGCCACCAAGGCCTGTCAGGTGTGGCGTTTTTTTCCCAAAGGCTGGCTTCGTAGGCCCCACTGGAGCCCCTGA